A single window of Eucalyptus grandis isolate ANBG69807.140 chromosome 1, ASM1654582v1, whole genome shotgun sequence DNA harbors:
- the LOC120296418 gene encoding uncharacterized protein LOC120296418, which yields MAEESKDGRSRKKGGSCYGSSVLALHQCEFRGGERKLRRPRQRESVRETKSIRHPLTAKHHVSPRFHLHQRVLRALFHSLSLPLLPLLRPWHRHHAIRARDPCDPKICSSQEPPVQFPFRLEPYQPANCSYNQEFDLSCDDHGNTLLSLPKTSHPLFVKSIDYAKQSVLMQDSNECLPLLLANLNLSSFSYQRVYNKNPDGYTPSNYNYSLFKCPPPERTQHDPGGPPDPTRVVRCLCYLFQLLCVRENSHIILNMIKLI from the exons ATGGCGGAAGAGTCCAAGGACGGTCGATcgaggaagaagggaggaagtTGCTACGGGAGTTCCGTGCTCGCACTTCACCAATGCGAGTTCCGTGGAGGCGAAAGGAAACTGAGGAGACCCCGACAA AGAGAAAGCGTAAGGGAAACCAAGTCGATCCGTCATCCGTTAACCGCAAAACATCACGTATCGCCTCGTTTTCATCTACACCAACGCGTCCTCCGTGCACTCTTccattccctctctcttcctcttcttcctctgcttcggCCATGGCACCGCCACCATGCCATTCGAGCCCGGGACCCTTGTGACCCCAAAATCTGCTCTAGCCAGGAGCCGCCGGTTCAGTTCCCGTTCCGGCTCGAACCATACCAACCTGCCAACTGCAGCTATAATCAGGAGTTCGACCTGTCCTGCGACGATCATGGGAACACTCTGCTCTCGCTCCCAAAGACCTCGCATCCGCTCTTCGTCAAGTCCATCGACTACGCCAAACAGTCCGTCCTCATGCAGGACTCCAACGAGTGCCTCCCCCTGCTGCTGGCGAACCTTAACCTCTCTAGCTTCTCCTACCAAAGGGTTTATAACAAGAACCCAGATGGGTACACGCCCTCCAACTACAACTATTCCCTGTTCAAGTGCCCACCGCCCGAGAGGACCCAGCATGACCCGGGTGGACCGCCAGACCCAACCCGGGTTGTACGATGTTTATGCTACCTGTTCCAACTCCTAtgtgttagagaaaactcccatattattttgaatatgataaaaCTTATCTAA
- the LOC108959944 gene encoding uncharacterized protein LOC108959944 — protein sequence MHSPVPSLFLFFFFLCFAHGTAHLDGPPRHRCPPTSCPSGPRVRFPFWFPGRQGPECGYKGFELICDDRGRTALSVPNTSQPLLVESIDYKSQSVVLHDPTGCLPLVIANLTQSRFSASKLYSNQDPYNYVLFKCPPPDRDYMTEVACRSKPPSYRVYAVESSDYVGNLPLVYCERSGSVDPLPNPIDDMIDQAQFEWTTPDCKKCAEGLCGWNGSKIECFPPRHGQPAILKLEITGGIVGSLLLLVGLIGLGYVLNERRRDKAFQLKIESFLHDYEALKPTRYSYNDIKRITNDFEEKLGQGAYGTVYKGKLSNEIFVAVKMLDNSFGNGEEFINEVSTMGRIHHVNVVRMVGFCADGFRRALVYEFLPNESLEKFIFQGEDTLDPFLSWERLHDIALGVAKGIEYLHQGCDHKILHFDIKPHNILLDDNFNPKIADFGLAKLCSKEQSAVSMTAARGTMGYIAPEVFSRNFGSVSSKSDVYSFGMLLLEMVGGRKNVDVNAKNMSQMYFPQWVYNHLNKGEELEIRIREDGDCKIARKLAIVGLWCIHWYPADRPPVKVVVQMLEGEECPVMPKNPFVSSNSGEAATMQGRLWNTNLEVIEESKKRTVDLLAEVKPKGTDASEDVAASFCRLMFSVFLLSITHGSRGGSARTQCPRLRWRRRRGGGFAIQKPGNRRWLLTEQRKREREREQDPVDFSTFLFLNICPHRVVNLSSRLDFSKRIIHRAVTKTVARETRNENQRPFLVMNEQSSGSEQVLFQEKESARNKSGPIINNKKQHSPRTTPQFRQHHRHISSMHSPIPSLLLFFLLCFAHGTKDLGHVPTRDRCPRGGCSHGLPVHFPFWLEGSHGPECGYPGFKLFCNQDGQTALSVPNASLVVKDIDYVSQFVVLHDPTNCLPFRILDLNHLGFYASKYPYPYDNSYNYTLFKCPPPDRTYLTKADCLIMPGSYKVYAVESYRSIGDLPLVYCEKIGSLNSLPNAIEYMIPDARFDWKEPDCRKCTKDGWLCGWDGSNITCNPPPRGHPAILKLEITGGVVGPLLLLVVLIGLGYVLNERRRDKAFQLKVESFLHDYEALKPTRYSYNDIKRITNDFEEKLGQGAYGTVYKGKLSNEIFVAVKMLDNSFGNGEEFINEVSTMGRIHHVNVVRMVGFCADGFRRALVYEFLANESLEKFIFQGEDTLDPFLSWGRLHDIALGVAKGIEYLHQGCDHKILHFDIKPHNILLDDNFNPKIADFGLAKLCSKEQSAVSMTAARGTMGYIAPEVFSRNFGSVSSKSDVYSFGMLLLEMVGGRKNVDVNAKNMSQMYFPQWVYNHLNKGEEIEIRIREDSDHKIARKLAIIGLWCIHWYPADRPPVKVVVQMLEGEECPVIPKNPFVSSGSGEAGTMRGLWNTNLEVIEE from the exons ATGCACTCTCCcgttccctctctcttcctcttcttcttcttcctctgcttcgcCCATGGCACCGCCCACCTCGACGGCCCGCCCCGGCACCGTTGCCCCCCCACAAGTTGCCCCAGCGGGCCGCGGGTCCGGTTTCCGTTCTGGTTCCCAGGCCGCCAGGGTCCCGAGTGCGGCTATAAGGGCTTCGAACTGATCTGCGACGACCGTGGGCGGACTGCGCTCTCGGTCCCAAACACCTCACAACCGCTACTCGTCGAGTCCATCGACTACAAATCCCAGTCCGTCGTCCTGCATGACCCCACCGGGTGCCTCCCCTTGGTGATCGCGAACCTCACCCAAAGTCGCTTCTCCGCTAGCAAGTTGTATTCGAACCAGGACCCCTACAACTACGTCCTGTTCAAGTGCCCCCCGCCCGATAGAGACTACATGACCGAGGTGGCTTGCCGGAGCAAGCCCCCGTCGTACAGAGTCTACGCCGTTGAATCATCCGACTATGTCGGAAACTTGCCGCTGGTGTACTGCGAGAGGAGCGGGAGCGTCGACCCGCTGCCGAACCCGATCGATGACATGATCGACCAGGCCCAGTTCGAATGGACAACGCCGGACTGTAAAAAGTGCGCAGAGGGGTTATGTGGATGGAACGGGAGCAAAATCGAATGCTTTCCGCCTCGTCATGGACAGCCGG CAATATTAAAGTTAGAGATTACCGGAGGCATCGTGGGCTCGTTATTACTTCTTGTCGGATTGATCGGACTCGGCTATGTCCTCaacgaaagaagaagagataaagcATTCCAACTCAAGATCGAGAGCTTCTTGCATGACTATGAGGCCCTCAAGCCCACCCGTTACTCCTACAACGACATCAAGAGGATAACCAATGACTTCGAGGAGAAACTAGGCCAGGGGGCTTATGGAACGGTCTACAAAGGGAAGCTTTCGAACGAGATTTTTGTCGCCGTGAAGATGCTGGACAATTCGTTCGGGAATGGAGAGGAGTTCATCAACGAAGTGAGCACTATGGGAAGGATTCACCACGTCAACGTGGTTCGGATGGTGGGTTTCTGCGCTGATGGATTCCGAAGAGCCTTGGTGTACGAGTTCCTGCCGAACGAGTCTCTGGAGAAGTTCATATTTCAGGGCGAAGACACTCTCGACCCTTTCCTTAGTTGGGAGAGGCTCCACGACATCGCTCTTGGAGTGGCCAAAGGCATAGAGTATCTTCACCAGGGGTGTGATCATAAGATCCTCCATTTTGACATCAAGCCACACAATATCTTGCTGGATGACAACTTCAATCCTAAGATTGCGGATTTCGGTCTGGCAAAGCtatgttccaaggaacaaagcGCAGTGTCCATGACTGCAGCCAGAGGTACCATGGGCTACATCGCCCCAGAAGTCTTCTCCAGGAACTTCGGAAGCGTATCCTCTAAGTCGGACGTGTACAGCTTCGGAATGCTGCTGCTTGAAATGGTGGGGGGGAGGAAAAACGTGGACGTGAACGCCAAGAACATGAGTCAGATGTACTTCCCGCAGTGGGTCTATAACCATCTGAATAAGGGTGAAGAGCTTGAAATACGAATCCGAGAGGACGGCGACTGTAAGATTGCCAGAAAACTGGCAATCGTGGGGCTCTGGTGCATTCACTGGTACCCGGCAGATCGGCCTCCCGTGAAAGTGGTGGTTCAGATGCTGGAGGGAGAAGAGTGCCCCGTCATGCCAAAAAATCCTTTTGTTTCCTCTAATTCAGGGGAAGCTGCGACCATGCAGGGAAGACTCTGGAACACGAATCTAGAGGTTATCGAGGAA AGTAAAAAAAGAACAGTGGATCTTTTGGCCGAGGTTAAGCCAAAAGGTACTGATGCCTCAGAAGACGTGGCCGCAAGCTTCTGTCGTCTTATGTTTTCTGTCTTCCTTCTCTCCATCACCCATGGCTCTCGAGGTGGCTCGGCTCGGACGCAATGCCCACGACTCCGGTGGCGAAGACGGCGAGGGGGAGGTTTTGCAATTCAGAAACCCGGAAACCGCCGGTGGCTGCTAACGgagcagaggaagagagagagagagagagaacaagatcCAGTAGATTTttcaacctttctttttcttaacatTTGTCCGCATCGCGTCGTCAACCTAAGTTCGCGATTGGATTTCAGTAAAAGAATAATTCATCGTGCCGTGACAAAGACGGTTGCCCGAGAGACGAGAAATGAAAACCAGCGACCATTCCTGGTCATGAATGAGCAAAGCTCCGGCAGCGAACAGGTCTTATTCCAAGAGAAGGAAAGTGCAAGGAACAAGTCGGGGCCCATTATCAATAACAAGAAACAGCACAGCCCTCGCACAACACCTCAGTTTCGTCAACACCACCGCCACATCTCCTCCATGCACTCTCCGATTCcgtctctcctcctcttcttcctcctctgcttcgCGCATGGCACCAAAGACCTCGGCCACGTTCCTACCCGGGACCGTTGCCCCCGCGGAGGGTGCTCCCATGGGCTGCCGGTCCACTTCCCGTTCTGGCTCGAAGGCAGCCATGGTCCCGAGTGCGGCTACCCAGGCTTCAAACTGTTCTGCAACCAGGATGGGCAGACTGCGCTCTCGGTCCCAAACGCCTCGCTAGTCGTCAAGGACATCGACTACGTCTCCCAGTTCGTCGTCCTGCATGACCCCACCAATTGCCTTCCCTTCCGGATCCTGGACCTCAACCACCTTGGCTTCTACGCGTCCAAATACCCGTACCCGTACGATAATTCCTACAACTACACCCTGTTCAAGTGCCCACCGCCAGACAGGACCTACCTGACCAAGGCAGATTGCCTAATCATGCCCGGGTCGTACAAAGTATACGCCGTTGAATCCTACAGGTCTATTGGAGACTTGCCGCTGGTGTACTGCGAGAAGATCGGGAGCCTCAACTCGCTGCCGAACGCGATTGAGTACATGATCCCCGATGCTCGTTTCGACTGGAAAGAGCCGGACTGTAGGAAATGCACGAAGGACGGGTGGTTGTGTGGATGGGACGGGAGCAACATCACATGCAATCCACCTCCTCGTGGACACCCCG CAATATTAAAGTTAGAGATCACCGGAGGCGTCGTGGGCCCGTTATTACTTCTTGTCGTATTGATCGGACTCGGATATGTCCTCaacgaaagaagaagagataaagcATTCCAACTCAAGGTCGAGAGCTTCTTGCATGACTATGAGGCCCTTAAGCCCACACGTTACTCCTACAACGACATCAAGAGGATAACCAATGACTTCGAGGAGAAACTAGGCCAGGGGGCTTACGGAACGGTCTACAAAGGGAAGCTTTCGAATGAGATTTTCGTCGCCGTGAAGATGCTGGACAATTCGTTTGGGAATGGCGAGGAGTTCATCAACGAAGTGAGCACTATGGGAAGGATTCACCACGTCAACGTGGTTCGGATGGTGGGTTTCTGCGCTGACGGTTTCCGAAGAGCCTTGGTGTACGAGTTCCTGGCGAACGAGTCTCTGGAGAAGTTCATATTTCAGGGCGAAGACACTCTCGATCCTTTCCTTAGCTGGGGGAGGCTCCATGACATCGCTCTTGGAGTGGCCAAAGGCATAGAGTATCTTCACCAGGGGTGTGATCATAAGATCCTCCATTTCGATATCAAGCCGCACAATATCTTGCTGGATGACAACTTCAATCCTAAGATTGCGGATTTCGGTCTGGCAAAGCtatgttccaaggaacaaagtGCCGTGTCCATGACTGCAGCCAGAGGTACCATGGGCTACATCGCCCCAGAAGTCTTCTCCAGGAACTTCGGAAGCGTGTCCTCTAAGTCGGACGTGTATAGCTTCGGAATGCTGCTGCTCGAAATGGTCGGGGGGAGGAAAAACGTGGATGTGAATGCGAAGAACATGAGCCAGATGTACTTCCCGCAGTGGGTCTATAACCATCTTAATAAAGGTGAAGAGATTGAAATACGAATCCGAGAGGACAGCGACCATAAGATTGCCAGGAAACTGGCAATCATAGGGCTCTGGTGCATTCACTGGTACCCGGCCGATCGGCCTCCCGTGAAAGTGGTGGTTCAGATGCTGGAGGGAGAAGAGTGCCCTGTCATTCCAAAAAATCCTTTCGTTTCCTCCGGTTCAGGGGAAGCTGGGACCATGCGGGGACTCTGGAACACGAATCTAGAGGTTATCGAGGAATAA
- the LOC104455873 gene encoding rust resistance kinase Lr10 — protein sequence MAPPTPLTTALAPPQRCRRHHGPLVQFPFLLERKGQHDDCGYSRDFHLSCDQSGNTLLSLPGTLRPLVVTDINYEGSSISVRDRDGCIPLPLANLNHSIFSYEKSQPSQYSSYQPPYNYTLFQCPRDGRSEGRMTRLDCQSTSAYDVFAVESYSYVGDLPLVSCMRSGSIDLLPKMISMMGEVNLVWEKPDCGLCTKNGSLCRGNENGIRCINPPGGYKERRKLEIAGGVVGFFLFLVVLSGLSYVINEKRRDKAFQLKIESFLHDYEALKPTRYSYNDIKRITNDFEEKLGQGAYGTVYKGKLSNEIFVAVKMLDNSFGNGEEFINEVSTMGRIHHVNVVRMVGFCADGFRRALVYEFLPNESLEKFIFQGEDALDPFLSWERLHDIALGVAKGIEYLHQGCDHKILHFDIKPHNILLDNNFNPKIADFGLAKLCSKEQSAVSMTAARGTMGYIAPEVFSRNFGSVSSKSDVYSFGMLLLEMVGGRKNVDVNAKNMSQMYFPQWVYNHLNKDEELEIRIREDGDRKIAKKLAIVGLWCIHWYPADRPPVKAVVQMLEGDEYPVMPKNPFVSSGSGDAAIMRGRLWNTDLEVIAE from the exons ATGGCACCGCCGACCCCACTGACAACGGCCCTTGCCCCCCCCCAGAGGTGCCGCCGCCATCACGGGCCGTTGGTCCAGTTCCCGTTCCTGCTCGAACGCAAGGGCCAACATGACGACTGCGGCTACAGTCGGGACTTCCACTTGTCCTGCGACCAGAGCGGGAACACCCTGCTCTCGCTCCCGGGGACCCTGCGGCCACTTGTCGTCACGGACATCAATTACGAGGGCAGTTCCATCAGCGTGCGGGACCGCGACGGCTGCATCCCCTTGCCGCTGGCGAACCTCAACCACTCTATCTTCTCCTACGAGAAGAGCCAACCCAGCCAGTATAGTAGTTACCAGCCGCCCTACAACTATACCCTGTTCCAGTGTCCGCGGGACGGGAGGAGCGAGGGCCGCATGACCCGGCTGGATTGCCAGAGCACATCTGCGTATGACGTCTTCGCCGTCGAGTCCTACTCCTACGTGGGAGACTTGCCGCTGGTGTCCTGCATGAGGAGCGGGAGCATCGACTTGCTCCCGAAGATGATTAGTATGATGGGCGAGGTTAATTTGGTCTGGGAAAAGCCGGACTGCGGGCTATGCACGAAGAACGGGTCGTTGTGTCGGGGGAACGAGAACGGCATCCGCTGCATCAATCCTCCTGGCGGATACAAAG AAAGAAGAAAGCTAGAGATCGCGGGAGGAGTGGTgggtttttttctctttcttgttgTATTAAGCGGACTCAGCTATGTcatcaatgaaaaaagaagagataaagCATTCCAACTCAAGATCGAGAGCTTCTTGCATGACTATGAGGCCCTCAAGCCGACCCGTTACTCCTACAATGACATCAAGAGGATAACCAATGACTTCGAGGAAAAACTAGGCCAGGGGGCTTACGGAACGGTCTACAAAGGGAAGCTATCGAACGAGATTTTCGTCGCTGTGAAGATGCTGGACAATTCATTCGGGAATGGAGAAGAGTTCATCAACGAAGTGAGCACGATGGGAAGGATTCACCACGTCAACGTGGTCCGGATGGTTGGTTTCTGTGCCGACGGTTTCCGAAGAGCCTTGGTGTACGAGTTCCTGCCGAACGAGTCTCTGGAGAAGTTCATATTTCAGGGCGAGGACGCTCTCGACCCTTTCCTTAGTTGGGAGAGGCTCCACGATATCGCTCTTGGAGTGGCCAAAGGCATAGAGTATCTTCACCAGGGGTGTGATCATAAGATCCTCCATTTCGACATTAAGCCACACAACATCTTGCTGGATAACAACTTCAATCCTAAGATTGCGGATTTCGGTCTGGCAAAGCtatgttccaaggaacaaagtGCGGTGTCCATGACTGCAGCCAGAGGTACCATGGGCTACATCGCCCCAGAAGTCTTCTCCAGGAACTTTGGAAGCGTGTCATCTAAGTCGGACGTGTACAGCTTCGGAATGCTGCTGCTCGAAATGGTTGGGGGGAGAAAAAACGTTGACGTGAACGCAAAGAACATGAGCCAAATGTACTTCCCACAGTGGGTCTATAACCATCTAAataaagatgaagagcttgaaataCGAATCCGAGAGGATGGCGACCGCAAGATAGCCAAGAAACTGGCGATTGTGGGGCTTTGGTGCATTCACTGGTACCCTGCCGATCGGCCTCCTGTGAAAGCGGTGGTTCAGATGCTTGAGGGAGATGAGTACCCCGTCATGCCAAAAAATCCTTTTGTTTCCTCCGGTTCAGGGGATGCTGCAATCATGCGCGGAAGGCTCTGGAACACAGATCTAGAAGTTATCGCGGAATAA